One Candidatus Acididesulfobacter guangdongensis genomic window carries:
- the radA gene encoding DNA repair protein RadA encodes MYQCSVCGAQSIKWVGKCSECHNFNTMAEVSEQTSSEKKAKCGYEKAPAVIAVSAASAPLQESHERIATGIKEFDLAVGSGVVDAQSILIGGEPGIGKSTLMLQISSRLSQAGLKILYISTEESISQLLSRAKRLKTVSPNMFLLAINEIGEILYIINNNDYDFIVIDSIQRVTSPESDKAYGSPNSLRQISHEIITACLEKGCGVFLVGHVTKEGLFAGPKTLEHIVDTVLYFDSNKSDSYRVLRCYKNRFGSTNEIGIFEMTENGLSGVKNPSGYFINQRQEGSTGSVISACLEGSRSLLVEVQALIVHSYMPVPKRVCLGIDSGRVSIIAAVLEKKEGIKLSSKEIYIKIAGGLSIQEPSIDLPLALAIISSYNEKPLPSNFIAFGEIGLTGEIRGVNNPSSRVREAKNLGFTDVILPDVNMKEVQIIKNVNFHPVSKLKKIIEYLT; translated from the coding sequence GCGCCTGCGGTCATTGCTGTATCTGCTGCATCTGCCCCGCTTCAGGAATCGCATGAAAGAATAGCCACCGGGATTAAAGAATTTGACCTTGCGGTAGGCTCGGGCGTAGTAGATGCCCAAAGCATATTGATAGGCGGTGAGCCCGGCATCGGCAAATCTACGCTAATGCTTCAGATATCAAGCCGGTTATCCCAAGCGGGTTTAAAAATTCTGTATATTTCAACCGAAGAATCTATAAGTCAGCTTCTTTCACGCGCCAAAAGATTAAAAACGGTTTCTCCAAATATGTTTTTGCTTGCTATTAACGAAATCGGCGAGATTTTATATATTATTAACAACAATGACTATGATTTTATCGTTATTGATTCAATACAGAGGGTTACTTCCCCTGAATCTGACAAAGCGTACGGAAGCCCAAATTCTTTAAGGCAAATTTCGCATGAAATTATAACAGCCTGTCTTGAAAAAGGATGCGGTGTTTTTTTAGTCGGACATGTCACCAAAGAAGGATTATTCGCAGGACCTAAAACATTAGAACATATAGTGGATACTGTTTTGTATTTCGATTCAAACAAGAGTGATTCATATCGTGTTTTGAGATGCTATAAAAACAGATTTGGTTCCACTAATGAAATAGGTATTTTCGAAATGACGGAAAACGGACTTTCCGGCGTTAAAAACCCCTCGGGGTATTTTATTAATCAAAGACAGGAAGGCTCAACGGGCTCAGTAATTTCAGCATGCCTTGAGGGCAGCAGGTCATTGCTTGTAGAGGTGCAGGCTCTTATAGTTCATTCTTATATGCCTGTGCCTAAAAGAGTTTGTCTTGGAATAGACAGCGGAAGAGTGTCTATTATTGCCGCTGTTTTAGAAAAGAAAGAGGGTATTAAACTTTCCTCTAAAGAAATATATATTAAAATAGCCGGCGGCTTGAGCATACAGGAACCGTCAATAGATTTGCCGCTTGCTCTTGCTATTATTTCAAGCTATAATGAAAAGCCTCTCCCTTCCAACTTTATTGCTTTTGGGGAAATAGGGCTTACCGGAGAAATAAGAGGGGTAAATAATCCTTCTTCGAGGGTCAGAGAAGCTAAAAATTTAGGATTTACCGATGTTATTTTACCTGATGTAAATATGAAAGAAGTGCAGATAATAAAAAACGTTAATTTTCATCCTGTTTCAAAATTAAAAAAAATCATTGAATATTTGACTTAA
- a CDS encoding polyprenyl synthetase family protein, whose translation MSETPLINKVAKYVISSGGKRIRPALVILSAKLCGYTGEEHILLATIIEFIHTATLLHDDVVDSALLRRGQSSANIVFGNEASVLVGDYLFAKSFEILSKINNLKIISAYANATTLMAEGEVKELVKTADINTTEDEYLDIIIKKTAVLFACASQAGAIISGRDAEPEYEQNLYDYGLNIGIAFQLMDDTLDYTSKNEAFGKYIGNDLKEGKITLPVIHTLERCDVQEKEDFKEIIFKKKITKNDLNNVLELINKYNSIEYTIEKANESIEKAKYNLRKFDNSIVKESLMGLADYVVERKL comes from the coding sequence ATGTCGGAGACCCCGTTAATAAATAAAGTTGCAAAATATGTTATATCAAGCGGCGGCAAAAGGATAAGACCCGCTTTAGTTATATTATCGGCAAAGTTATGCGGCTATACGGGAGAAGAACATATACTGCTTGCGACTATCATAGAATTTATTCACACTGCGACGCTTCTTCACGATGATGTTGTTGACAGCGCTCTTTTAAGGAGAGGGCAAAGTTCGGCTAATATAGTTTTTGGAAATGAAGCATCCGTATTGGTAGGCGATTATTTATTTGCCAAATCTTTTGAGATACTTTCAAAAATAAATAATCTTAAAATAATATCTGCGTACGCGAATGCAACTACATTAATGGCTGAAGGAGAAGTGAAAGAATTAGTTAAAACGGCGGATATTAATACTACCGAAGATGAATATTTAGATATAATTATAAAAAAAACGGCAGTTCTTTTCGCATGCGCTTCGCAGGCAGGAGCTATTATATCAGGCAGGGACGCAGAACCTGAATATGAACAGAATCTTTACGATTATGGTTTAAATATAGGCATAGCGTTTCAGTTAATGGACGACACCTTAGACTATACTTCAAAAAATGAAGCGTTTGGAAAATATATAGGCAACGACCTGAAAGAAGGCAAAATTACGCTGCCCGTCATTCATACGCTTGAACGATGCGATGTTCAAGAGAAAGAGGATTTTAAAGAGATAATATTCAAAAAAAAGATTACAAAAAACGACTTAAATAATGTTTTAGAACTTATAAATAAATACAATTCTATTGAATATACTATAGAAAAAGCTAATGAATCTATAGAAAAAGCAAAATATAATTTGAGAAAATTCGACAATTCAATAGTCAAAGAAAGCTTAATGGGTCTTGCAGATTATGTTGTAGAAAGAAAATTATAA
- the lysA gene encoding diaminopimelate decarboxylase, producing MNDFIFKDNELYCESVSVKRIAEEVGTPFYLYSLATVKRHFKAFNESSKVMDSIVCFSVKANSNIAILNVLFKLGWGADIVSGGELYRSIKAGVDTSKVVYSGVGKTEAEIEFALNSNILMFNVESLSELYLINKIAGNMGKKARIAFRVNPDVDPKTHPYISTGMKKNKFGINIKHALDSYDEAGKLNNIEVIGLDCHIGSQLTEISPFNDAVKIIKDLLLKLNKRGFDIRYLDLGGGLGITYENEMPPHPSTYMNSIKEILKGYSGKVVFEPGRVIIGNSGAFITKVIYNKSTGHKNFIIVDGGMNDLIRPALYEAYHEIVPVIKKTGSKIKADIVGPICESADFLGKERTFHSIDEGDYLAVLSAGAYGFSMSSNYNSRPRAAEILVDGDKFYTIREREKYEDLIEKENIPDLKL from the coding sequence ATGAACGATTTTATTTTTAAGGACAATGAGCTTTATTGCGAATCCGTTTCCGTAAAAAGAATAGCAGAGGAAGTAGGAACGCCTTTTTATTTATATTCTTTAGCTACCGTAAAAAGACATTTTAAAGCTTTTAACGAAAGTTCTAAAGTTATGGATTCAATTGTATGTTTTAGCGTTAAAGCTAATTCTAATATAGCTATTTTAAATGTTTTATTTAAATTAGGCTGGGGAGCAGATATAGTATCCGGCGGAGAATTATACAGATCTATAAAAGCCGGCGTTGATACGTCGAAGGTTGTTTATTCCGGTGTAGGAAAAACTGAGGCTGAAATAGAATTTGCATTAAATTCCAATATTTTAATGTTTAACGTTGAATCTTTGTCCGAGCTGTATCTCATAAATAAAATAGCGGGAAATATGGGTAAAAAGGCGAGAATTGCTTTTAGGGTTAATCCTGACGTAGATCCCAAAACGCATCCTTATATATCTACCGGCATGAAAAAAAATAAATTTGGAATTAATATTAAACATGCGCTGGATAGTTATGATGAAGCCGGAAAATTAAATAATATTGAAGTTATCGGTCTTGATTGTCATATAGGTTCTCAATTGACCGAGATTTCACCATTTAACGATGCGGTAAAAATCATTAAAGATTTGCTGTTAAAATTAAATAAAAGAGGTTTCGATATACGATATTTAGATCTCGGCGGCGGACTCGGCATAACTTACGAAAACGAAATGCCGCCTCACCCATCCACATATATGAATTCAATTAAAGAGATTCTTAAAGGCTACAGCGGTAAAGTCGTTTTTGAGCCTGGCAGGGTTATTATAGGCAATAGCGGAGCATTTATAACAAAAGTTATATACAATAAAAGCACCGGACATAAAAATTTTATAATAGTAGACGGCGGAATGAATGACTTGATACGTCCGGCTCTATACGAAGCTTATCATGAAATAGTTCCGGTAATTAAAAAGACGGGTTCTAAGATAAAAGCCGATATCGTCGGTCCTATATGCGAATCGGCAGATTTTCTGGGAAAAGAAAGAACTTTTCATTCCATTGACGAAGGTGATTACTTAGCCGTCCTCAGTGCAGGAGCATACGGATTTTCTATGTCGTCTAATTATAATTCACGTCCGCGGGCTGCAGAAATTTTGGTTGACGGTGATAAATTTTATACCATAAGAGAGCGCGAAAAATATGAAGATCTAATAGAAAAAGAAAATATTCCCGATTTAAAATTATAA
- a CDS encoding 4-hydroxy-tetrahydrodipicolinate synthase, translated as MFKGVYTAIVTPFKADKIDEDSLQKLIEFQIENGVDGIVACGSTGESATLSFEEHIRVIELAAQFASGRIKVLAGTGSNNTQEAIELVKEAEKLRIDGHLQITPYYNKPTQEGLYLHFRKISENAKLPIILYNVPTRTSVNMLPETVLRLSKIDSIKGIKEASGSIEQAATILRDAPEDFYLLSGDDAMTLPIIAIGGHGVISTVSNIAPKDMSLMTDYCFKGDYKSARKLNFKLLPLIHAMFIETNPIPVKKALNIMGFIENEIRLPLSEPSGSTIEKINKALKDYGILRIEK; from the coding sequence ATGTTTAAAGGAGTTTATACCGCCATCGTAACACCTTTTAAAGCAGACAAAATAGACGAAGATTCCCTTCAAAAATTAATTGAATTTCAAATAGAAAACGGCGTGGACGGTATAGTTGCATGCGGAAGCACCGGAGAATCGGCAACGCTTTCATTTGAAGAGCATATCAGAGTTATCGAACTTGCCGCGCAATTTGCTTCAGGACGTATTAAAGTTCTTGCGGGAACCGGTTCCAATAACACCCAAGAAGCGATAGAACTCGTTAAAGAAGCGGAGAAATTACGTATAGACGGACATTTACAAATCACTCCGTATTATAATAAACCAACGCAGGAAGGTCTTTATCTCCATTTCAGAAAGATATCGGAAAATGCAAAATTGCCCATAATTCTATATAACGTTCCGACGAGAACATCCGTCAACATGCTGCCGGAAACTGTTTTAAGACTTTCAAAAATCGATAGCATAAAAGGAATTAAAGAGGCAAGCGGATCGATAGAGCAGGCTGCAACAATTTTAAGGGACGCGCCCGAAGATTTTTATTTATTATCCGGAGATGATGCTATGACGCTTCCTATAATTGCAATTGGCGGTCACGGCGTAATATCTACAGTTTCAAATATTGCTCCAAAAGATATGTCGCTTATGACGGATTATTGTTTTAAAGGCGACTATAAAAGCGCAAGAAAATTAAATTTTAAGTTATTGCCTTTAATACATGCTATGTTTATAGAAACCAATCCTATTCCGGTCAAAAAAGCTTTGAATATTATGGGATTTATCGAAAATGAAATAAGATTGCCTTTATCGGAGCCTTCAGGCTCAACAATTGAGAAGATAAATAAGGCGTTAAAGGATTACGGTATATTAAGAATAGAAAAATAA
- a CDS encoding 4-hydroxy-tetrahydrodipicolinate reductase, with protein sequence MDKTAVIVCGSSGKMGQSIISLLKDAQYQDLILIGGVDINNSENITKESVSLNDIEDKKIPFGKFVTLKEALHFTSSVKNKVIIDFTTRQSSLIHAEEAMLYSVPIVIGSTGFNDEDIAKITGFAKHMPVVLSGNMSLGINVLLNIVYDTSKYLGKDYDCEIIEMHHRHKKDAPSGTALMLANAVAEERKLDLKESAVYGRCGEIGERLENEIGISSVRAGDIIGEHKVIFAGNDEVIEITHKAISRNNFAKGAIKAALWLKDKKMGFYDMRDVLGLEKHL encoded by the coding sequence ATGGATAAGACAGCGGTAATAGTATGCGGCAGCAGCGGAAAGATGGGGCAGTCTATAATTTCCCTGCTTAAAGATGCCCAGTATCAAGACCTTATACTCATTGGCGGGGTTGATATTAATAACTCAGAAAATATAACTAAAGAATCGGTAAGCCTTAATGACATAGAAGATAAAAAAATCCCTTTCGGAAAGTTTGTCACACTAAAAGAAGCGCTGCATTTTACATCTTCCGTAAAAAATAAGGTTATCATTGATTTTACCACAAGACAGTCTTCGCTGATTCATGCAGAAGAGGCTATGCTTTACAGCGTTCCTATAGTTATAGGCTCCACAGGATTCAACGATGAAGATATCGCTAAAATAACCGGCTTTGCAAAGCATATGCCTGTGGTATTATCTGGAAACATGAGTTTAGGAATCAATGTTTTGCTCAATATCGTTTATGATACCTCTAAATATCTCGGCAAAGATTATGATTGCGAAATAATAGAAATGCATCACAGACATAAAAAAGACGCCCCCAGCGGAACTGCGTTAATGCTTGCTAATGCAGTTGCAGAAGAAAGGAAGCTCGACCTTAAAGAATCTGCAGTTTACGGAAGATGCGGAGAAATTGGCGAAAGACTTGAAAATGAAATCGGTATATCTTCGGTAAGGGCAGGCGATATTATAGGCGAGCATAAAGTAATCTTTGCAGGCAACGATGAAGTTATAGAGATAACTCATAAAGCAATATCAAGAAATAATTTTGCAAAAGGCGCTATTAAAGCGGCTTTATGGCTAAAAGATAAAAAAATGGGATTTTATGATATGAGAGACGTATTAGGTTTAGAAAAACACTTATGA
- a CDS encoding CTP synthase codes for MNSKTKYIFVTGGVVSSLGKGIASSSIGALLEARGLSITIQKLDPYINVDPGTMNPFQHGEVFVTDDGAETDLDLGHYERFTSLSLTKINNFTSGQVYDAVINNERKGIYLGKTVQVIPHITDQIKKNIIKVSEKKDVAIIEIGGTVGDIESLPFLEAIRQFKLDKGRENVLYIHLTLVPYISTADELKTKPTQHSVKELRAIGIEPNIIICRADRLLPDDIRAKIALFCNVEQDAVITAKDEKSIYDVPLSLHKERLDAKIIEYLNIWAKSPDLSAWSKISNGFKNVKGSVQIGIIGKYVDLKESYKSLNESLIHGGLANNVSVDIIYFNSEDFEGDADKVKESLNKLSCCGGILVPGGFGSRGIAGMVNAITYARENDIPYFGICLGMQLMTVEYARNVLGLNDADSLEFNENTPNPVISLMENQKNIGKMGGTMRLGAYPCVLKKNTLAYNIYYKNSKKTNSENNKNLVKTNLDGSVYISERHRHRFEFNNKYKDVFNDGKFVFSGLSPDGRLVEICELADRKWFLGCQFHPEFKSSPLSPHPLFKEFVAVAVKYKKK; via the coding sequence ATGAACAGCAAAACAAAATATATATTTGTGACGGGAGGCGTTGTTTCGAGTCTAGGAAAAGGAATAGCTTCGTCTTCCATAGGCGCTCTTTTAGAAGCAAGGGGACTCAGTATTACTATACAGAAGCTTGACCCGTACATAAACGTTGACCCAGGCACAATGAATCCGTTCCAGCACGGGGAAGTTTTTGTAACGGATGACGGAGCCGAAACTGACCTTGATTTAGGTCATTACGAAAGATTTACGTCGCTGTCCTTAACCAAAATTAATAATTTTACCAGCGGTCAGGTATATGACGCAGTGATAAATAATGAGAGAAAAGGTATTTATCTCGGAAAAACAGTACAGGTTATCCCGCATATTACGGACCAGATTAAAAAAAATATTATTAAAGTTTCTGAAAAAAAAGATGTTGCAATAATAGAAATAGGCGGAACGGTAGGCGATATCGAAAGTCTTCCTTTTCTTGAAGCTATAAGGCAGTTTAAATTAGATAAAGGCAGAGAAAATGTTCTTTATATACATCTTACCCTTGTTCCGTATATCAGTACCGCCGACGAGTTAAAAACTAAACCTACCCAGCATTCCGTGAAAGAACTCAGAGCGATAGGAATAGAGCCTAATATAATAATATGCAGGGCGGACAGACTGCTTCCTGATGACATTAGAGCTAAAATTGCCTTATTTTGCAATGTAGAACAAGATGCGGTTATTACGGCAAAAGATGAAAAAAGTATTTACGATGTTCCATTAAGTTTACACAAAGAAAGACTTGACGCAAAAATTATCGAATATTTAAATATATGGGCAAAATCGCCGGATTTAAGCGCATGGTCAAAAATTTCCAACGGATTTAAAAATGTTAAAGGCTCTGTGCAGATAGGTATCATCGGTAAATATGTCGACCTTAAAGAATCATATAAAAGTTTGAATGAAAGCTTGATACATGGCGGTCTTGCCAACAATGTCTCGGTAGATATTATATATTTTAATTCAGAAGATTTTGAAGGCGATGCGGATAAAGTCAAGGAATCTCTCAATAAATTATCCTGCTGCGGAGGCATTCTTGTACCGGGAGGGTTCGGCTCAAGAGGTATTGCCGGAATGGTCAATGCTATAACATACGCAAGGGAGAACGATATTCCGTATTTTGGCATCTGTCTCGGGATGCAGCTTATGACTGTTGAATATGCCAGAAATGTTTTAGGTCTTAACGATGCGGATTCTTTAGAGTTTAATGAAAATACGCCTAATCCTGTTATCAGTTTAATGGAAAATCAGAAAAATATAGGCAAAATGGGCGGTACTATGCGTCTTGGCGCCTATCCATGCGTCCTTAAGAAAAATACGCTTGCATATAATATTTACTATAAAAACTCCAAAAAAACAAATAGCGAAAACAACAAGAATCTTGTAAAGACAAACCTTGACGGTTCAGTTTATATTTCTGAAAGACATAGGCACAGGTTTGAATTTAACAATAAATACAAAGATGTATTTAATGACGGAAAATTTGTATTTTCAGGACTTTCTCCGGACGGCAGATTAGTTGAAATATGTGAATTAGCAGACCGCAAGTGGTTTTTAGGCTGCCAGTTTCATCCTGAGTTTAAATCATCGCCATTGTCGCCGCATCCGTTGTTTAAAGAATTTGTGGCTGTAGCCGTTAAATATAAAAAGAAATAA
- a CDS encoding 3-deoxy-8-phosphooctulonate synthase has translation MNLSEKENAFTKNDLIEQLGLKNYNSAYPLIIAGPCVIESFELVDLCASFLKNLSEDMCFNLIFKASYDKANRTSIDSFRGPGVDKGIEILAEIKNKYNLPILTDVHRISEIEKLKNTVDIIQIPAFLSRQTDLIVESAKTDRIINIKKGQFLAPWDMANVIDKIRSTGNNKILITERGVSFGYNNLVVDFRSIIIMKEFGVPVVYDATHSVQLPGGSGSCSGGDRKYVIPLAKAAAALGSDVLFFEVHPNPPEAKSDSANSLYLSSLKDALKSIFAIAAVEDNI, from the coding sequence ATGAATTTATCAGAAAAAGAAAACGCATTCACAAAAAATGATTTAATAGAACAGCTCGGACTTAAAAATTATAATAGCGCTTATCCGCTTATTATTGCAGGACCTTGCGTAATAGAAAGTTTTGAGCTGGTTGACCTGTGCGCTTCTTTTTTAAAAAATCTTTCAGAAGATATGTGTTTTAATTTGATATTTAAAGCGTCTTACGATAAAGCGAACAGAACTTCCATAGATTCTTTCAGAGGTCCCGGCGTCGATAAGGGGATTGAAATTCTTGCAGAAATTAAAAATAAATATAATCTTCCTATACTTACAGATGTGCATAGAATTTCAGAAATAGAAAAATTAAAAAATACGGTTGATATTATTCAAATACCGGCGTTTTTATCCCGTCAGACGGATTTAATAGTCGAATCCGCCAAAACAGATAGAATAATTAATATAAAAAAAGGCCAATTTTTAGCGCCATGGGATATGGCAAATGTTATTGATAAAATTAGAAGTACCGGAAATAATAAAATATTAATTACAGAACGGGGTGTCAGCTTCGGATATAATAATCTCGTTGTAGATTTCAGGTCTATCATCATAATGAAAGAGTTTGGAGTGCCTGTTGTCTATGATGCTACGCACAGCGTTCAGCTGCCCGGAGGATCCGGTTCATGTTCCGGCGGCGACAGAAAATATGTAATACCGCTTGCAAAAGCAGCAGCTGCTTTAGGTTCAGATGTTTTGTTTTTTGAAGTTCATCCTAACCCTCCGGAAGCAAAAAGCGATTCTGCCAATTCTTTATATTTGTCCTCTTTAAAGGATGCTTTAAAGTCTATTTTTGCAATTGCAGCAGTTGAGGATAATATTTAG
- a CDS encoding KpsF/GutQ family sugar-phosphate isomerase yields MEKLNLNKLNNKLDKQDSRFTDAEIIATASEVLKIEADSIVNLIGRLDADFQKAVDYLYNIKGKVVLTGMGKSGIIARKISSTLASTGTPSFFMHPAEASHGDLGMIASDDAVIALSYSGYTKELISILPVIKLVGAGIISFCGNKTSPLFELSDYFFDVSVDKEACPYNIAPTASTAAQLAIGDALAMCLLKKRNFLEEDFARLHPGGSIGKKFLKVKDIMHKGDDIPLVKETSRLNETIMEMTSKRLGLTGVVDSLGNLKGIIVDGDLRRAMIAKEDVLNKSAAEIMTPEPKVILEDALLSSALKKMEDLKITALFAIKTEKKMKPAGVIHIHDIIKAGIASY; encoded by the coding sequence ATGGAAAAATTAAATCTGAATAAATTAAATAATAAATTAGATAAACAGGATAGCAGATTTACGGATGCGGAAATTATAGCTACTGCTTCAGAGGTTCTTAAAATAGAGGCAGATTCTATTGTTAATCTTATCGGCAGGCTTGACGCCGATTTTCAAAAAGCTGTTGATTATCTTTACAATATTAAAGGAAAAGTTGTGCTTACCGGCATGGGAAAGTCAGGCATAATTGCCCGAAAAATTTCTTCTACGCTTGCCAGTACCGGTACTCCGTCTTTTTTTATGCATCCTGCCGAAGCCTCTCACGGAGATCTTGGTATGATAGCTTCCGATGATGCAGTTATTGCATTATCTTATAGCGGATATACAAAAGAACTTATTTCTATATTGCCTGTAATTAAGCTTGTAGGGGCAGGCATAATATCTTTTTGCGGAAATAAAACTTCTCCGCTTTTTGAACTTTCAGATTATTTTTTCGATGTTTCAGTTGATAAAGAGGCATGTCCGTACAATATCGCTCCTACGGCAAGTACGGCGGCACAGCTTGCAATAGGCGACGCTCTTGCAATGTGTCTGCTAAAGAAAAGAAATTTTCTTGAAGAAGATTTTGCGAGACTGCATCCGGGCGGGTCAATCGGGAAAAAGTTTTTAAAGGTTAAAGACATAATGCACAAAGGAGACGATATTCCGTTAGTAAAAGAAACAAGCCGGCTTAATGAAACAATTATGGAAATGACGTCGAAAAGGCTTGGTTTGACCGGTGTGGTTGATTCTTTAGGCAACTTAAAAGGTATCATTGTGGATGGTGATTTGAGAAGAGCTATGATAGCCAAAGAAGATGTGCTAAATAAATCAGCGGCGGAAATAATGACGCCCGAGCCGAAAGTTATACTTGAAGATGCACTGCTATCAAGCGCTTTAAAAAAAATGGAAGATTTAAAAATTACGGCTCTTTTTGCAATAAAAACCGAAAAAAAAATGAAACCTGCGGGCGTAATACACATACATGATATTATTAAAGCAGGTATAGCGTCGTATTAA
- a CDS encoding HAD-IIIA family hydrolase, with the protein MKNLNNVDYSDIKILIFDIDGILTDGKIYMSESGEETKCFFAHDGAGIRLAKKFGILVGFISARKSRAAKKRSEELGIDFYVEGCVDKLKSLQNILNDYNLNFQNVFYMGDDIVDIEPLKCAALSASVPEAPAYVKNFASITAKNHGGQGAVREMIDFILEKKGLLDQLLKEFKQ; encoded by the coding sequence ATGAAAAATTTAAATAATGTTGATTATTCCGATATTAAAATTTTAATTTTTGATATTGACGGCATATTAACGGATGGCAAAATATATATGTCGGAATCCGGAGAAGAAACAAAATGTTTTTTTGCTCATGACGGAGCAGGTATAAGGTTGGCAAAAAAATTCGGTATTTTAGTAGGATTTATTTCGGCAAGAAAAAGCCGTGCGGCAAAAAAAAGAAGTGAAGAATTAGGCATTGATTTCTATGTGGAAGGATGTGTCGATAAACTCAAGAGTCTGCAAAACATTTTAAATGATTATAATTTAAATTTTCAGAATGTTTTTTATATGGGCGATGATATAGTAGATATAGAACCTTTAAAATGCGCAGCTCTTTCCGCAAGCGTTCCTGAAGCTCCTGCTTATGTGAAAAACTTTGCTTCCATAACGGCAAAAAATCATGGAGGACAGGGTGCCGTCAGGGAAATGATAGATTTTATTCTCGAAAAAAAAGGTTTGCTAGATCAATTATTAAAAGAATTCAAGCAATAG
- the lptC gene encoding LPS export ABC transporter periplasmic protein LptC yields MIKNINVIKKISLFIGIFFIVVLTFFLILHYINIKDKSFLQIKISKNYIKLKKINYKFFKHGKLVYEIFAKSLKYLTPKKNIIKLKDVTAVIYNSVNKPEYTITGNLGRLNIKTKNVVFSGNVLVKSVKGSYLATDLLYYFNLKQKIVAPNGIKLSGKKYFITGKELTMYLKKNIFIIGKDVNFNTEMVK; encoded by the coding sequence ATGATTAAAAATATTAATGTAATAAAAAAAATTTCTTTATTTATAGGTATTTTCTTTATAGTAGTCCTTACATTTTTTTTAATTCTCCATTATATAAATATAAAAGACAAATCATTTTTACAAATAAAAATTTCTAAAAATTACATAAAATTAAAAAAAATAAATTATAAATTTTTTAAACACGGCAAATTAGTTTATGAGATATTTGCAAAAAGTTTGAAATATTTAACCCCAAAAAAAAATATAATTAAACTAAAAGATGTAACTGCCGTCATATATAATTCGGTAAATAAACCGGAATATACTATCACCGGTAATTTAGGCAGACTTAATATTAAAACTAAAAATGTAGTATTTTCTGGCAATGTTTTAGTTAAAAGCGTAAAAGGTTCGTATCTTGCGACTGATTTGCTTTATTATTTTAATTTGAAGCAAAAAATTGTAGCGCCGAACGGCATCAAATTGTCAGGCAAAAAATATTTTATTACCGGTAAAGAATTAACGATGTATCTTAAAAAAAATATTTTTATTATAGGTAAAGATGTAAATTTTAATACAGAAATGGTAAAATAG
- the lptB gene encoding LPS export ABC transporter ATP-binding protein translates to MLKAANLIKTFKKRTVVNDITLEINIGEITGLLGPNGAGKTTTFNMISGTIKPNKGNIFINGINITKEPMYKRARLGISYLPQESSVFRKLTAEENLLAIFELLKISKTERNKRLDELIERFGLSHVRKSNVMSLSGGERRRVEVARSLILSPKFILLDEPFSGIDPIAVEDMQDILLELKKESIGILITDHNVREALRICDSAYILNDGQIIEKGKPSQIITSNVVRRFFLGEKFSLGN, encoded by the coding sequence TTGTTAAAAGCAGCCAACTTAATAAAAACATTTAAAAAAAGAACCGTTGTAAATGATATAACGCTTGAAATAAATATAGGTGAAATAACCGGTTTACTGGGTCCCAACGGCGCCGGAAAAACAACTACGTTTAATATGATTTCCGGAACTATAAAACCTAATAAGGGAAATATATTTATTAACGGCATTAATATCACTAAAGAGCCTATGTATAAAAGGGCAAGACTCGGTATCAGCTATCTGCCCCAGGAGTCTTCGGTATTCAGAAAACTCACTGCCGAAGAAAATTTGCTTGCTATTTTTGAACTGTTAAAAATTTCGAAAACTGAAAGAAATAAACGCTTAGACGAATTAATTGAAAGATTTGGGTTAAGTCATGTCAGAAAATCAAATGTCATGAGTTTGTCAGGCGGTGAAAGAAGGAGGGTAGAAGTTGCAAGGTCGTTAATTCTTTCGCCTAAATTTATTTTACTGGATGAACCGTTTTCAGGTATAGACCCGATAGCCGTTGAAGATATGCAGGATATTTTGTTAGAATTAAAAAAAGAATCTATAGGGATATTAATCACAGACCACAATGTGAGAGAAGCATTAAGAATATGCGACAGCGCATATATTTTAAATGACGGTCAAATAATAGAAAAAGGCAAACCTTCGCAGATAATCACCAGTAATGTCGTGAGAAGATTTTTTCTTGGCGAAAAATTCAGTCTTGGCAATTAG